In Perca fluviatilis chromosome 19, GENO_Pfluv_1.0, whole genome shotgun sequence, the genomic window ATTACACAGTGACATTATtaactgtattgtgtgtatggTGTATTTTATTCGCCATATAATTAGACCTTGATGGTTGATCATGTCACACCACGTGTAGAATATTCTTTAACCATGCTAGCGGTATGGCTTGGTGATCCTCTTATTTTCGTCTTGCGCCATAAGCAGGTCGACGTTTTCACTTattgagtgaaatatctcaacatctacttGACAGATTGGCACTGCATTTTGTTAACCATAATGCAGTTTATGATGCCCTGATGTTTCTTCTAGCCCCATGATGAGGTTAactttttgggggggttttatTGAAATATCCAACAAATAGTGGATAGACTGCTGTgacattttattacagaaactATGGTATACAGAGGATGAATTAGCAATCCCCTGACCTTTCATCTACCACCATGAGgtcaaaatgtgtgtttgtccgATTCTTCGGTTTATGTACAAATACCTGGAAAACTAATGCCATTCCCAGTAACCTCAGCTGTACTATTGAAAACATTCATCACAGTTTCAAATTTGACCTATCATACTTTCCACCCATTTTTCTGTGAGATGAGGGATTATTACTAACTTTTTTTGGTTCTCTCTCCTTTGGTTTTAAATCCAcataaagtgaaaataaaagtaagttATAAGTTAAAATAATCTGACTTAACGGTTGGCTTCTGTACAACCAGTTTGACTGCTTGTATTTTTTGTCATCGTCATACTGATGTTGCTATGTTTCCAAAACGTAGCAATTACTTTGGTGAGTACAATGTTATCATAACCCATAGAAATAATGGCCATAGCTATAAGACTCAAGACTCAAGTTGTAATAGACTGAAATTACCCTTTATCATAGTTTTTCCTGACAGCACACTGTGAAATGTTATGtacaatatataatgtatatttgaTTGTATAAACGTCTGTAAGTAACTGTAAAGCTTACTCTACTCACCCCTCTCTCTGCGCTTCACCTTTCTCCAGCTCCTGAATAACTCCAAGTAGGACCTTGATGGTCTCCTGGCTCGAGCTGATGAGGCTCTCCATGGCCTGCAGCTGTGCTTTGATATCCTTGTCTCCAGATAAGGGCATTATCTGCTGGCTGCTCCGCATGCCTGGGGCTCCTGTGTCTCTTGGAGGAAAGCCCTCATCCCCTCCAACTGTTTGCTGGAGTTTAGAGGAGGCTGACACATGCCTTGTCCGACACTGCCCTTGTGACTGCACTGCACATTTGGCACTATGGGGAAGTGTTTGTGACTGCTGTTCGTTTAGCTGTGGACCCTTTTTCCGTTTGCAGCTCACAGACGGGCTTCCTAAAGACTCCACCTGTGTCAAAGAGTTCCACGCAACAGGGCCCCTGCCCTTTGACATGTCCTGTGAAAATTCTGAGTTAGCCAGCTGACGCTTTGAGGAAGTGCCAGCTTCCATGTGTTCTTTGGGTAATCCTTTGTGTTTGGTCCTTGTCCCACAAACCTGGTactctgtttctcttttggAAGAAGAGCTGCTCTGATGGCACTCTTCTGAGAAATGTGAAGAGTCTGGACAAGAGGGTCCATCCACACAGTTGGCACTGGAAAGCAAATCCTCTGTATCACTGTTGTCATCAGTGTGGTGAAGCAATGCTTTTGTCTGCC contains:
- the insyn2ab gene encoding inhibitory synaptic factor 2A isoform X2, whose translation is MVSKEDTKSIVLSNSDESDSETGPHNLDAQSGPELGKQQVKKRNKALQVRFKDICDAQNEHRGKHSRSISCKVTHRKYMTMPARRSIPNVTKSTGVQTSPDLTKQYKTFPFERKKGHTFKHTALVEDYKGQNNGFLSDIKTGGKDGQPIGESSKYKGKIVGQTKALLHHTDDNSDTEDLLSSANCVDGPSCPDSSHFSEECHQSSSSSKRETEYQVCGTRTKHKGLPKEHMEAGTSSKRQLANSEFSQDMSKGRGPVAWNSLTQVESLGSPSVSCKRKKGPQLNEQQSQTLPHSAKCAVQSQGQCRTRHVSASSKLQQTVGGDEGFPPRDTGAPGMRSSQQIMPLSGDKDIKAQLQAMESLISSSQETIKVLLGVIQELEKGEAQREGLTYRTGQDTANCDTCRNSACIIYRWWLITF